One stretch of Prunus persica cultivar Lovell chromosome G1, Prunus_persica_NCBIv2, whole genome shotgun sequence DNA includes these proteins:
- the LOC18792244 gene encoding uncharacterized protein LOC18792244 produces the protein MESVASSSSPPNHHHPQRPRTRFKRTQPFADRIVRALHHDLRLLHRRESTFFILGATGNVYTVALCATPSCTCPDRTTPCKHILFVFLRVLGLPLDDTCLRRRTLRPCQVSRLLGLPTLPESLAGVSVRQRFHQLFFNQGSSASSSRTRPKDVEIEEGRSCPVCLEEMGREERVVACGTCRNPIHEECLMKWKRSSGRRSAYCVICRARWRDINRTMEQDKYLNLTAYATSHDQKDDSDEGLCGGGG, from the coding sequence ATGGAGTCTGTTGCCTCCAGCTCCTCTCCAccaaaccaccaccacccccaACGGCCACGGACACGGTTCAAGCGCACCCAGCCCTTCGCAGACCGGATAGTCCGCGCCCTCCACCACGACCTCCGCCTCCTCCACCGCCGCGAATCCACTTTCTTCATCCTGGGCGCCACGGGGAACGTGTACACCGTGGCCTTATGCGCCACCCCTTCATGCACGTGCCCTGACCGCACAACCCCATGCAAGCACATACTCTTCGTGTTCCTCCGAGTGCTCGGCCTTCCCCTCGACGACACGTGTCTCAGGAGGAGGACGCTCCGGCCGTGCCAGGTTAGCCGCCTGTTGGGGCTGCCGACGCTGCCCGAATCACTGGCTGGTGTAAGTGTTCGACAGAGGTTTCATCAGCTGTTTTTCAACCAGGGCTCGTCAGCTTCATCGTCAAGAACAAGGCCAAAGGATGTGGAGATTGAAGAGGGCAGAAGCTGCCCTGTTTGCTTGGAGGAGATGGGAAGGGAAGAGAGAGTGGTGGCTTGCGGGACATGCAGAAACCCAATTCATGAGGagtgtttgatgaagtggAAGAGGAGCAGCGGGAGGAGGTCGGCTTATTGTGTGATTTGTAGGGCAAGGTGGAGGGATATCAATAGGACGATGGAACAAGACAAGTACTTGAATTTGACTGCTTATGCTACAAGTCATGATCAAAAAGATGATTCTGATGAGGGTCtctgtggtggtggtgggtaa
- the LOC18790161 gene encoding ultraviolet-B receptor UVR8 encodes MDEESATLPNGGSLSRKVVTVAAGEAHTLALTGDGFVYSWGRGMFGRLGTGAEADELFPVRIKFNDPRSAEERRLKLVGVAAGSYHSLALADDGSVWCWGYNTYGQLGVNGGNFLVPCLLERFLEVGSATESEVPLQVCSVKAGGMMSLAIDNLGGLWMWGSCPLESSSNEGGFSLVNSFTPTPVWGFYGHTVVKVACGNEHVVALVSAGETYKGEDLVCFSWGGNNHGQLGLGDKEYRNRPEIVEAFNQDSPSAVYEVACGAFHTALLTHRKRPSDTLESMCWTFGLGENGQLGHGTTQSVLSPEPVKELPQYIYLVSVDCGLFHTSVVSSAGDVWSWGMEKGLGLYPDASYAGRDTGDAVSPLQINGLNGPRFQDPVQVVCGAAHTVLVANDGYKLWSWGRGRSGVLGNGKTIDCYAPTVVLWPPLTEDFKQEELNTADKEATATIDDGDKIGEKNSTGDAETEKRLSSAMKEMKLLQSKLSVMEKYAGILHGSIFGKPMEEQDIPVSLQNSGSYDITREWENMLESADRAKLVRLEKFYRNMLAGVKDKQMKKRIQEMIKECLNSSTINRGKGDV; translated from the exons ATGGACGAGGAAAGCGCCACTCTTCCTAATGGCGGCAGCTTGTCTCGCAAAGTGGTGACAGTGGCTGCCGGAGAAGCCCACACTCTGGCTCTCACAG GGGATGGCTTTGTGTATTCATGGGGAAGAGGCATGTTTGGGCGTCTTGGGACTGGTGCCGAGGCCGACGAGCTCTTCCCAGTTCGAATCAAATTTAATGATCCACGTTCTGCAGAAGAAAGGAGGCTCAAGCTTGTGGGAGTTGCCGCTGGTTCTTACCACAGTCTTGCTCTTGCTG ATGATGGATCAGTTTGGTGCTGGGGTTACAACACCT ATGGCCAACTTGGTGTAAATGGAGGAAATTTTCTGGTGCCCTGCTTGCTGGAACGGTTCCTTGAGGTGGGATCTGCGACGGAGAGTGAAGTGCCACTACAG GTTTGTTCTGTTAAAGCTGGAGGAATGATGTCTCTAGCCATTGATAATCTAGGTGGCCTTTGGATGTGGGGCAGTTGCCCACTAGAAAGCAGCAGCAATGAAGGTGGGTTCTCGCTTGTGAACAGTTTCACTCCAACCCCAGTGTGGGGTTTTTATGGCCATACTGTTGTGAAGGTGGCATGTGGAAATGAGCATGTTGTAGCCCTAGTTAGTGCTGGAGAAACATATAAAGGCGAAGATCTCGTTTGCTTCTCTTGGGGAGGTAACAACCATGGTCAGTTAGGCCTGGGGGATAAAGAGTACAGGAATCGTCCTGAAATTGTTGAAGCTTTTAACCAGGACTCTCCTTCCGCAGTTTATGAGGTAGCATGTGGGGCTTTTCACACGGCTTTGCTCACCCACAGAAAAAGGCCAAGTGACACATTAGAAAGCATGTGCTGGACGTTTGGCCTCGGAGAAAATGGGCAGCTTGGGCACGGAACCACCCAAAGTGTATTGTCTCCTGAACCTGTGAAAGAATTGCCACAATACATATATTTGGTGTCTGTCGACTGCGGCTTATTTCACACTAGTGTTGTTTCATCTGCTGGAGATGTGTGGTCATGGGGAATGGAGAAGGGTCTTGGTCTATACCCAGATGCTAGTTATGCTGGGAGAGATACAGGGGATGCTGTGTCTCCTCTACAGATTAATGGATTGAATGGGCCTAGGTTTCAGGATCCGGTCCAAGTTGTTTGTGGAGCTGCTCATACTGTTCTTGTTGCAAATGATGGATATAAGCTTTGGTCTTGGGGGAGAGGAAGGAGTGGGGTTCTTGGAAATGGTAAGACGATTGACTGTTATGCTCCCACTGTTGTCTTGTGGCCTCCACTTACAGAGGATTTCAAGCAAGAAGAACTAAATACTGCTGATAAGGAAGCTACAGCTACTATTGACGATGGAGATAAAATCGGGGAAAAGAATTCTACAGGAGACGCCGAAACAGAGAAAAGGCTGTCTTCGGCAATGAAAGAGATGAAGCTTCTTCAGTCAAAACTTTCAGTGATGGAGAAGTATGCTGGCATACTTCATGGCTCAATATTTGGAAAACCCATGGAAGAGCAGGATATTCCAGTCTCATTGCAGAACTCAGGTAGTTATGACATTACAAGGGAATGGGAGAACATGTTAGAGTCAGCAGATCGTGCCAAGCTCGTCAGGCTGGAAAAGTTCTACCGGAATATGCTTGCCGGTGTGAAAGATAAGCAAATGAAGAAACGGATTCAAGAGATGATAAAGGAATGCCTGAATTCTTCTACAATAAATAGAGGTAAGGGAGATGTGTAA